The following proteins are co-located in the Robbsia betulipollinis genome:
- a CDS encoding PQQ-dependent sugar dehydrogenase — translation MNKPIKPTFRVALAVALVASITGCNEHASYDPSQQSGSNPPLPNAKSFFTPPMQVPKRVGWLNGATPKVADGLKIQSIASGLMHPRQVYALPNGDILVAESNSPGAEPLTSPKQAIAGLVSSRSGKSAKGANRITLLRKRADGTGEWERHVFIDHLHSPFGMQLVGDTLYVADTDAILKFPYKTGETAIQGPGVELADLPDRINHHWTKALLASPDGKKLYVGVGSNSNITENGLDVEYRRANVLEVDIVTGASRIYAAGIRNPTGLQWEPKTGKLWAVANERDEIGADLVPDYLTSVQDGGFYGWPYSYYGQHVDTRVKPQRPDLVAKAIKPDYAIGSHVAPLGVLFYTGTNLPAQYRGGAFIGEHGSWDRSPLSGYAVTYVAFENGRPVGPPKPVVTGFASADEKSLYGAPVGLAQDPDGALIIADDVGNTVWRVTK, via the coding sequence GTGAATAAGCCGATCAAGCCGACATTCCGTGTCGCGCTCGCAGTCGCCCTCGTGGCATCGATCACCGGGTGCAACGAGCACGCCAGTTACGACCCTTCCCAGCAATCGGGATCCAACCCGCCCTTGCCCAACGCGAAAAGCTTCTTCACCCCGCCGATGCAGGTGCCCAAACGTGTCGGCTGGCTGAATGGCGCGACGCCGAAGGTGGCGGACGGGCTGAAAATCCAGTCGATCGCTTCCGGGCTGATGCATCCGCGGCAGGTTTATGCCTTGCCCAACGGCGATATTTTGGTGGCGGAATCCAATAGCCCGGGCGCGGAGCCGCTCACCTCTCCGAAGCAGGCCATCGCGGGTCTGGTCTCGAGCCGTTCGGGCAAGAGCGCGAAAGGCGCCAATCGGATTACGTTGCTGCGCAAGCGAGCGGACGGCACGGGCGAATGGGAAAGACATGTGTTCATCGACCATCTGCATTCGCCGTTCGGCATGCAACTGGTGGGCGACACGCTCTATGTGGCGGACACGGATGCAATCCTGAAATTTCCGTACAAGACGGGCGAGACGGCCATACAGGGGCCCGGTGTCGAACTCGCCGACCTGCCGGACCGGATCAACCACCATTGGACCAAGGCCCTGCTCGCCAGCCCGGACGGCAAGAAGCTGTACGTGGGCGTCGGATCGAACAGCAACATCACGGAAAACGGGCTCGATGTCGAGTACCGGCGCGCCAACGTGCTGGAAGTGGATATCGTGACGGGCGCCAGTCGCATCTACGCGGCCGGCATACGCAATCCTACGGGGCTGCAATGGGAGCCGAAAACCGGCAAGCTCTGGGCGGTCGCGAACGAGCGTGACGAAATCGGCGCGGATCTCGTCCCCGACTATCTGACCTCGGTGCAGGATGGCGGGTTTTACGGCTGGCCGTACAGCTATTACGGGCAGCACGTCGACACGCGGGTCAAGCCGCAGCGCCCCGATCTGGTCGCGAAGGCCATCAAGCCCGATTATGCGATCGGTTCTCACGTCGCCCCGCTGGGCGTGCTGTTCTATACGGGCACCAATCTGCCGGCGCAGTATCGTGGGGGCGCATTCATCGGCGAGCACGGCAGTTGGGACCGGTCGCCGCTCAGCGGTTACGCGGTCACGTATGTCGCCTTCGAGAATGGCCGGCCGGTCGGCCCGCCGAAGCCTGTGGTCACGGGCTTCGCTTCCGCCGACGAAAAATCGCTGTATGGCGCACCGGTCGGCCTGGCGCAGGATCCGGACGGTGCGCTCATCATCGCCGACGATGTCGGCAATACCGTCTGGCGCGTGACGAAGTAG
- the pqqD gene encoding pyrroloquinoline quinone biosynthesis peptide chaperone PqqD: protein MNPASPASPHLQLKPRFRLQWEPAQNAHVLLYPEGMVKLNLSSAEILKRCDGTRDLAKIVEDIEAAFNTENLGDEVRGFIGEAQRRGWLE, encoded by the coding sequence ATGAACCCGGCCTCCCCTGCTTCCCCCCACCTGCAACTCAAGCCCCGCTTCCGGCTGCAGTGGGAACCCGCGCAAAACGCCCACGTGCTGCTTTATCCGGAAGGCATGGTCAAGCTCAACCTCAGTTCCGCCGAAATCCTGAAGCGCTGCGACGGCACGCGCGATCTCGCGAAGATCGTCGAAGACATCGAGGCTGCCTTCAACACGGAGAACCTGGGCGACGAAGTGCGGGGATTCATTGGCGAAGCGCAGCGGCGTGGCTGGCTGGAGTGA
- a CDS encoding potassium channel beta subunit family protein produces the protein MNYRRLGRSGLQVSELSIGSWVTYGNQVDAKAARESLAAAYDAGVNFFDNAEVYAGGQSETLMGDALKTLAWPRLNYIVSTKFFWGIDKGPNRHHTLNRKYLLDAIDHSLKRLQLDYVDLVYCHRPDPRTPIEETVWAMHDMIARGKALYWGTSEWSADEIRSAYDIAERHHLHKPVMEQPQYNLFHRQRVEKEYARLYEDIGLGLTTWSPLASGLLTGKYRDGVPQNSRAALKGYESMREELTHPEKNRAVGELAVIARELDASVGQLALAWILKNPHVSTVITGASRIEQIGENMKAAELATRLTPEIVEKIEQTVGDLAD, from the coding sequence ATGAACTATCGTAGATTGGGCAGATCCGGGCTGCAGGTCAGCGAACTGTCGATCGGATCGTGGGTGACCTATGGCAACCAGGTCGATGCCAAGGCGGCGCGCGAATCGCTCGCCGCGGCCTACGATGCGGGCGTCAACTTCTTCGACAACGCGGAAGTCTACGCCGGCGGTCAGTCCGAGACCCTGATGGGCGACGCACTCAAAACGCTGGCCTGGCCGCGTCTGAACTACATCGTGTCGACGAAGTTCTTCTGGGGAATCGACAAGGGTCCGAACCGTCATCACACGCTGAATCGCAAATATCTGCTCGACGCGATCGACCATTCGTTGAAACGTCTGCAACTCGATTACGTCGATCTGGTCTACTGCCACCGGCCGGACCCGCGCACGCCGATCGAGGAAACGGTGTGGGCGATGCATGACATGATCGCGCGCGGCAAGGCGCTTTACTGGGGAACGTCGGAGTGGAGCGCCGACGAGATCCGCAGTGCGTACGATATCGCCGAGCGTCATCATTTGCACAAGCCCGTGATGGAACAGCCGCAGTACAATTTGTTTCACCGTCAGCGCGTCGAAAAGGAATATGCGCGCCTGTACGAGGATATCGGTCTGGGACTGACGACCTGGAGTCCGCTGGCCTCGGGCCTGCTGACCGGCAAGTACCGTGACGGCGTGCCGCAGAACAGTCGGGCCGCGCTGAAGGGATATGAATCGATGCGCGAGGAATTGACCCATCCGGAGAAGAACCGGGCGGTCGGCGAACTCGCCGTCATCGCGCGCGAACTCGACGCCTCGGTCGGCCAGCTCGCGCTGGCGTGGATCCTGAAAAATCCCCACGTCAGCACCGTCATCACCGGCGCGTCCCGCATCGAACAGATCGGCGAAAACATGAAGGCCGCCGAACTGGCGACGCGGCTGACACCGGAGATCGTCGAGAAGATCGAACAAACGGTGGGCGATCTGGCCGACTGA
- a CDS encoding 23S rRNA (adenine(2030)-N(6))-methyltransferase RlmJ translates to MFSYRHGFHAGNHADVLKHAILVSLLQYMARKDKAYWYIDTHAGAGAYSLVEGFAAKREEFGNGIGRLWGRSDLPPAPPMIADYLAAVATMNPDGALRYYPGSPYLAWQHLREQDRMRLFELHPSEIDILGENFDQAGKRAILTRADGFDAVRSVLPPPTRRALMLIDPSYEDKQDYGRTLDSLVESVRRFPSGTYAVWYPIVTRAEALAFPRRLRELGFRSWLDASLSISAAPADGFGLYGSGLFIVNPPFVLEGELRDVLPWLVDTLGQDAQARFTLDAVIP, encoded by the coding sequence ATGTTCAGCTATCGTCACGGTTTTCACGCCGGCAATCATGCCGACGTCCTCAAACACGCGATTCTGGTGTCGTTGCTCCAGTACATGGCGCGCAAGGACAAAGCCTACTGGTATATCGACACCCACGCGGGCGCCGGCGCCTATTCGCTCGTCGAGGGCTTCGCCGCGAAACGCGAGGAATTCGGCAACGGCATCGGCCGGCTATGGGGCCGGTCCGATCTGCCGCCGGCGCCGCCGATGATCGCGGACTATCTCGCCGCGGTCGCGACGATGAATCCGGATGGCGCGTTACGCTACTACCCGGGCTCTCCCTACCTGGCCTGGCAGCATCTGCGCGAGCAGGACCGCATGCGGCTGTTCGAACTGCATCCGAGCGAAATCGACATCCTGGGCGAGAACTTCGACCAGGCGGGCAAGCGCGCGATCCTTACCCGCGCCGACGGCTTCGACGCGGTGCGCAGCGTCCTGCCACCCCCGACACGGCGCGCGCTGATGCTCATCGATCCCTCCTACGAGGACAAGCAGGACTACGGCCGCACCCTCGACAGCCTCGTCGAATCGGTCCGTCGCTTTCCGAGCGGCACCTATGCGGTCTGGTATCCGATCGTCACCCGTGCCGAGGCCCTTGCCTTCCCCCGGCGCCTGCGCGAACTGGGTTTCCGGTCCTGGCTCGACGCGAGCCTGTCGATCTCGGCAGCGCCCGCGGACGGCTTCGGTTTGTACGGCAGCGGCCTGTTCATCGTCAATCCGCCCTTCGTGCTGGAGGGCGAACTGCGCGACGTGCTGCCCTGGCTGGTAGATACGCTCGGGCAGGATGCACAGGCGCGTTTTACCCTCGACGCCGTGATTCCCTGA
- the uvrB gene encoding excinuclease ABC subunit UvrB, whose amino-acid sequence MTELREVTNALDESKFVQFENSPYQLYQPYAPAGDQPTAIDTLVEGVGDGLSFQTLLGVTGSGKTFTMANVIARLGRPAIVFAPNKTLAAQLYSEFRDFFPRNAVEYFVSYYDYYQPEAYVPQRDLFIEKDSSINEHIEQMRLSATKSLLERRDVVIVATVSAIYGIGNPGEYHKMILTLRTGDRIGQREVIARLIAMQYNRNEADFSRGTFRVRGDTIDIFPAEHAELAVRVELFDDEIESLQLFDPLTGRVRQKIPRFTVYPSSHYVTPRDTVMRAVETIKGELRDRLEYFYQDGKLVEAQRLEQRTRFDLEMLQELGFTKGIENYSRHFSGAAPGEPPPTLVDYLPRDALMLLDESHVLIGQLNGMYNGDRARKENLVDYGFRLPSALDNRPLKFDEFERKMRQAIFVSATPGDYENRTAGQVAEQLVRPTGLVDPQIEVRPARTQVDDVLSEIHARVAVNERVLVTVLTKRIAEQLTDFLAEHGVKVRYLHSDIDTVERVEIIRDLRLGTFDVLVGINLLREGLDIPEVSLVAILDADKEGFLRAERSLIQTIGRAARNVNGRAILYADRVTDSMRRAIDETERRRAKQVAHNLAHGIVPTGVVKRIKDIIDGVYDADDARTELKAAEERARFEDMSEKQVSREIKRLEKQMADHAKNLEFEKAAQARDALSSLRQKVFGARGDDTLTSSGAA is encoded by the coding sequence ATGACCGAACTGCGGGAAGTCACCAACGCGCTTGATGAGTCGAAATTCGTGCAGTTCGAGAATTCGCCTTACCAGCTTTACCAGCCTTACGCGCCCGCTGGCGACCAGCCCACCGCGATCGATACCCTGGTCGAGGGCGTCGGCGACGGCCTGTCGTTCCAGACGCTGCTGGGCGTGACCGGTTCCGGCAAGACCTTCACGATGGCCAACGTCATCGCGCGCCTGGGGCGGCCCGCGATCGTCTTCGCGCCGAACAAGACGCTCGCCGCGCAATTGTATTCCGAGTTCCGCGACTTTTTCCCGCGCAACGCGGTGGAATATTTCGTCTCGTACTATGACTATTACCAGCCGGAAGCGTACGTGCCGCAGCGCGACCTGTTCATCGAGAAGGATTCCTCGATCAACGAGCATATCGAGCAGATGCGGCTCTCGGCCACCAAGAGCCTGCTGGAGCGGCGCGACGTCGTGATCGTGGCGACGGTGTCGGCGATCTACGGTATCGGCAACCCCGGCGAGTACCACAAGATGATCCTGACGCTGCGTACCGGCGACAGGATCGGGCAGCGCGAGGTGATCGCGCGGCTCATCGCGATGCAGTACAACCGCAACGAGGCGGATTTCAGCCGCGGCACGTTCCGCGTGCGGGGCGACACGATCGACATCTTTCCGGCCGAGCATGCGGAACTGGCGGTGCGGGTGGAGCTGTTCGACGACGAAATCGAGTCCCTGCAGCTGTTCGACCCGCTGACGGGACGCGTGCGGCAGAAGATACCGCGCTTCACCGTCTATCCGTCCTCGCATTACGTCACGCCCCGCGACACGGTGATGCGCGCGGTGGAAACCATCAAGGGCGAACTGCGCGACCGTCTCGAATATTTCTATCAGGATGGGAAGCTGGTGGAGGCGCAGCGGCTCGAGCAGCGCACGCGGTTCGATCTCGAAATGCTGCAGGAACTGGGCTTCACGAAGGGCATCGAGAATTATTCGCGTCACTTTTCGGGTGCCGCCCCCGGCGAGCCGCCGCCGACGCTGGTCGACTATCTGCCGCGCGACGCGTTGATGCTGCTGGACGAATCACACGTGCTGATCGGGCAGTTGAACGGCATGTACAACGGCGACCGGGCGCGCAAGGAAAACCTGGTGGACTACGGTTTCCGGCTGCCGTCGGCGCTCGACAACCGGCCGCTCAAGTTCGACGAATTCGAGCGCAAGATGCGCCAGGCGATCTTCGTCTCGGCGACGCCGGGGGATTATGAGAACCGCACCGCCGGGCAGGTGGCCGAGCAGCTGGTGCGGCCGACCGGGCTGGTCGATCCGCAGATCGAGGTGCGGCCGGCGCGCACCCAGGTCGACGACGTGCTCTCGGAAATCCACGCCCGGGTGGCGGTCAACGAGCGCGTGCTGGTGACCGTGCTGACCAAGCGCATCGCCGAGCAACTCACCGATTTCCTCGCCGAGCATGGCGTCAAGGTGCGCTATCTGCACAGCGACATCGATACGGTCGAACGCGTGGAAATCATCCGCGACCTGCGGCTCGGGACGTTCGACGTACTGGTGGGCATCAACCTGCTGCGCGAGGGGCTGGACATCCCGGAGGTCTCGCTGGTGGCGATTCTCGATGCGGACAAGGAAGGCTTCCTGCGGGCGGAACGCTCGTTGATCCAGACGATCGGGCGCGCGGCGCGCAACGTCAACGGGCGGGCGATCCTGTATGCCGACCGCGTCACCGACTCGATGCGCCGCGCGATCGACGAGACCGAACGTCGCCGCGCCAAGCAGGTCGCGCACAATCTGGCGCATGGCATCGTGCCGACCGGCGTGGTCAAACGCATCAAGGACATCATCGACGGCGTCTACGATGCCGACGACGCGCGCACCGAGCTGAAGGCGGCCGAGGAGCGTGCCCGCTTCGAGGACATGAGCGAGAAACAGGTGTCGCGCGAAATCAAGCGACTGGAGAAGCAGATGGCCGACCACGCGAAGAATCTCGAATTCGAGAAGGCCGCCCAGGCGCGCGATGCGCTGTCGAGTCTGCGGCAAAAGGTCTTCGGCGCCCGGGGCGACGACACGCTGACCAGCAGCGGCGCGGCGTGA
- a CDS encoding DUF2231 domain-containing protein, with translation MTPTRLRYRSRPATAIFDLLNPIPYGFFVGTLIFDLIYTANADVLWAKGAAWLVTIGLFFAIIPRFINLAHVWFAPRGAVGPAERIDFWFNLLGIVAAILNAFVHSRDAYGIVPENVILSVLTVVLIGLGHIVLAFNKFGFKEGVRE, from the coding sequence ATGACACCCACCCGTCTCAGATACAGGTCAAGACCCGCCACGGCGATCTTCGATCTGCTGAATCCCATCCCCTATGGATTTTTCGTAGGGACACTGATCTTCGATCTTATCTACACAGCCAACGCCGATGTACTGTGGGCAAAGGGCGCGGCGTGGCTTGTCACGATCGGTCTCTTTTTCGCGATCATTCCGCGTTTCATCAATCTTGCGCATGTATGGTTCGCCCCCCGTGGCGCCGTGGGTCCGGCCGAGAGAATCGATTTCTGGTTCAATTTACTGGGCATAGTGGCAGCCATCCTCAACGCGTTCGTGCATAGTCGGGATGCCTACGGGATCGTTCCGGAAAACGTCATCCTTTCTGTTCTTACGGTGGTTCTGATCGGACTCGGACATATCGTGCTCGCGTTCAATAAATTCGGTTTCAAGGAGGGCGTTCGTGAATAA
- the pqqA gene encoding pyrroloquinoline quinone precursor peptide PqqA: MCPATETADAFSFPFRVRRLRRHRGRWKRRFSRRRVSPIRSFFFAGRGGHMQWVTPSFVDMRLGFEITMYVFTR, translated from the coding sequence ATGTGCCCGGCGACAGAAACTGCCGATGCGTTTTCATTTCCCTTTCGGGTACGACGCTTGCGACGTCACAGGGGGCGCTGGAAGCGGCGCTTTTCACGGCGACGGGTTTCACCAATCCGTTCGTTCTTTTTCGCTGGACGAGGAGGTCATATGCAATGGGTCACGCCGAGTTTTGTCGATATGCGTTTGGGCTTTGAAATCACGATGTACGTTTTCACGCGATGA
- a CDS encoding iron transporter: MVAVLAGGALCASAGAAEYPIGKQHIEGGMEVGAVYLQPITMAPEGMMRKASESDVHLEADIHAVKDNPTGFAEGDWMPYLHVTYEVSKAGTTQVVKGDMMPMVANDGPHYGDNVKLFGPGKYHMKLTINPPGKEFGRHVDKETGVGPWFKPFTIEYDFPFAGVGKKGGY; encoded by the coding sequence ATGGTGGCCGTGCTCGCCGGCGGCGCGCTCTGCGCCTCGGCCGGAGCCGCCGAATACCCGATCGGCAAGCAGCATATCGAAGGCGGAATGGAGGTGGGCGCGGTGTACCTGCAGCCGATCACGATGGCGCCCGAAGGCATGATGCGCAAGGCGTCGGAGTCCGACGTCCATCTGGAGGCGGACATCCACGCGGTCAAGGACAATCCGACCGGGTTCGCCGAGGGCGACTGGATGCCGTATCTGCATGTCACCTATGAAGTGTCGAAGGCCGGCACGACGCAGGTGGTCAAGGGCGACATGATGCCGATGGTGGCCAACGACGGCCCGCACTACGGCGACAACGTCAAGCTGTTCGGCCCGGGCAAATACCACATGAAACTGACGATCAACCCGCCGGGCAAGGAATTCGGCCGCCATGTCGACAAGGAAACCGGCGTCGGTCCGTGGTTCAAGCCTTTCACGATCGAATACGACTTCCCGTTCGCCGGCGTGGGCAAGAAGGGCGGCTACTGA
- a CDS encoding amino acid aminotransferase, translating to MTLFSAVELAPRDPILGLNDAFNADARPSKVNLGVGVYTNDAGRIPLLRAVSEAEKARVAAATPRGYLPIEGIAAYDQAVQSMLFGNDSALIKAHRIVTVQALGGTGALKIGADFLKRLNPSAQVAISDPSWENHRALFEGAGFAVVNYPYYESATHGVAFDALIAAFESYARGTIVVLHACCHNPTGVDLTTEQWRKVVEVVAARGLVPFLDIAYQGFGDGIDADAAAVRLFADAGVSAFVSSSFSKSFSLYGERVGALSIVTQSADESKHVLSQLKRVIRTNYSTPPTHGGMIVSAILNDSALRAMWEEELGEMRTRIRTMRTSLVEKLRAAGARRDFGFVSAQRGMFSYSGLSAQQVDRLREEFGIYAVGTGRICVAALNTRNIDAVAAAIAAVID from the coding sequence ATGACGTTGTTTTCCGCAGTTGAACTCGCCCCGCGCGACCCGATCCTTGGCCTGAACGACGCCTTCAACGCGGATGCGCGCCCGTCCAAGGTCAACCTGGGCGTGGGAGTCTATACCAACGACGCCGGCCGGATTCCCTTGCTGCGGGCCGTCAGCGAGGCGGAAAAGGCGCGCGTCGCCGCAGCGACGCCGCGAGGCTATCTGCCGATCGAAGGGATTGCCGCCTATGATCAGGCGGTGCAGTCCATGCTATTTGGGAACGATTCCGCATTAATCAAGGCGCATCGCATCGTGACGGTGCAGGCGCTCGGGGGCACGGGCGCGTTGAAGATCGGCGCGGATTTCCTGAAGCGGCTGAACCCGTCGGCACAGGTCGCCATCAGCGACCCGAGCTGGGAAAATCATCGCGCGCTGTTCGAAGGCGCGGGTTTCGCGGTCGTCAACTACCCGTATTACGAGTCGGCCACCCACGGCGTGGCGTTCGACGCGCTGATCGCCGCGTTCGAATCCTATGCGCGCGGAACCATCGTCGTGCTCCATGCCTGCTGCCACAATCCGACGGGCGTCGATCTGACGACCGAGCAGTGGCGCAAGGTCGTCGAGGTCGTGGCGGCGCGCGGCCTCGTTCCCTTCCTCGACATCGCCTACCAGGGCTTCGGCGACGGCATCGACGCGGACGCGGCGGCCGTGCGCCTGTTCGCGGACGCCGGCGTCTCGGCCTTCGTCTCCAGTTCCTTCTCGAAGTCGTTCTCGCTGTATGGCGAGCGCGTGGGCGCGCTGTCGATCGTCACGCAAAGCGCGGACGAATCGAAGCACGTGCTGTCGCAACTCAAGCGCGTGATCCGGACGAATTATTCGACGCCGCCGACGCACGGCGGCATGATCGTCTCGGCGATCCTGAACGATTCGGCCCTGCGCGCGATGTGGGAAGAGGAACTCGGCGAAATGCGCACGCGGATCCGCACGATGCGCACGTCGCTGGTCGAGAAGCTGCGGGCTGCCGGCGCACGGCGCGACTTCGGTTTCGTCAGCGCGCAGCGGGGGATGTTTTCGTATTCCGGCCTGAGCGCGCAGCAGGTGGACCGTCTGCGCGAGGAATTCGGCATCTACGCGGTCGGGACGGGGCGGATCTGCGTTGCCGCGCTCAATACCCGCAATATCGACGCGGTGGCCGCAGCCATTGCCGCCGTCATCGACTGA
- a CDS encoding universal stress protein: MYKKILAAVDGSETSKRAFAEAVGLAKTLGAEMHVIYVVDSPGMLYGVGFYDPGELKKAFVEEGALLTRAALETLAAAGVPGDSTIVDAHTADGDVVTAIAQETRRWGADLVVLGTHGRRGMQRALLGSVAEEFMRVAPVPVLLVRHAVDA, from the coding sequence ATGTATAAGAAAATTCTTGCCGCGGTCGACGGCAGCGAAACCTCGAAACGCGCGTTCGCCGAAGCCGTGGGACTGGCCAAAACCCTGGGTGCGGAAATGCATGTGATCTATGTGGTCGACAGCCCGGGCATGTTGTACGGCGTCGGCTTTTACGATCCGGGCGAGTTGAAGAAGGCCTTCGTCGAGGAAGGCGCGTTGCTCACGCGCGCGGCACTCGAGACGCTGGCCGCGGCCGGGGTCCCGGGCGACAGCACGATCGTCGACGCGCATACCGCGGATGGTGACGTGGTCACCGCGATCGCGCAGGAGACGCGGCGCTGGGGCGCGGATCTCGTGGTGCTCGGCACGCATGGGCGCCGCGGCATGCAGCGAGCCCTGCTGGGCAGCGTCGCCGAGGAATTCATGCGTGTCGCGCCGGTACCCGTGCTGCTCGTACGGCACGCCGTCGACGCCTGA
- the pqqE gene encoding pyrroloquinoline quinone biosynthesis protein PqqE, which translates to MTFSAEADGALSPPLWLLAELTYRCPLHCAFCSNPVDYARHPNELSTAQWVDVLRQGRALGAAQLGFSGGEPLLRDDLEELVAEARRLGFYTNLITSGIGLNEERLTALKTAGLDHIQLSFQDSTRELNDFLSNTKTFDLKKRVASAIKAHGFPMVMNCVLHRYNLPHVDKIIDMALAMGAEYLELANTQYYGWARANQAQLMPTAAQLQEAEAVVNRYRETIGERCKIYFVVPDYFENRPKRCMNGWGAVFLGIAPDGAALPCHTARSIPGLHFPSVLEHTLRDIWHDSAAFNRFRGLDWMKEPCRSCDEKHLDLGGCRCQAYLLTGDAANADPVCDKSSNHEKVIQVITAAAMRDRTEQPITFRNDKNSLALSAKASH; encoded by the coding sequence ATGACCTTTTCCGCAGAGGCCGACGGCGCTCTATCGCCGCCGCTTTGGTTGCTGGCCGAACTCACCTACCGCTGCCCCCTGCACTGTGCGTTCTGCTCGAATCCCGTGGATTACGCAAGGCATCCCAACGAGTTGAGCACCGCGCAATGGGTCGACGTGCTGCGTCAGGGGCGCGCCCTGGGCGCCGCGCAGCTCGGGTTTTCCGGCGGGGAGCCCTTGCTCCGGGACGACCTGGAGGAGCTCGTCGCGGAGGCCCGACGTCTGGGCTTTTATACGAACCTGATCACCTCCGGAATTGGCCTGAATGAAGAGCGCCTCACGGCGTTGAAAACCGCCGGTCTGGATCACATCCAGCTCTCGTTCCAGGATTCGACGCGGGAACTGAACGACTTTCTCAGCAACACCAAGACATTCGATCTGAAAAAACGTGTCGCGTCCGCGATCAAGGCCCATGGTTTCCCCATGGTGATGAACTGCGTCCTGCATCGCTACAACCTGCCGCATGTGGACAAGATCATCGATATGGCATTGGCGATGGGCGCGGAATACCTTGAACTGGCCAACACGCAGTACTACGGCTGGGCACGCGCGAACCAGGCGCAACTCATGCCGACGGCCGCGCAGTTGCAGGAAGCGGAGGCCGTCGTCAACCGTTATCGCGAGACCATCGGCGAGCGCTGCAAAATTTATTTCGTTGTGCCGGACTATTTCGAAAACCGGCCCAAACGCTGCATGAACGGTTGGGGTGCGGTGTTCCTGGGCATCGCGCCGGACGGCGCCGCCCTGCCTTGCCATACGGCGCGGTCGATACCGGGTTTGCACTTTCCGAGCGTTCTCGAGCACACGTTGCGCGACATCTGGCACGACAGCGCCGCTTTCAATCGCTTCCGTGGCCTGGACTGGATGAAGGAACCCTGCCGGAGTTGCGATGAAAAACATCTCGATCTGGGCGGCTGCCGCTGCCAGGCCTACCTGCTGACCGGCGATGCGGCCAATGCGGATCCGGTCTGCGACAAATCGTCGAACCACGAGAAGGTCATTCAGGTGATCACCGCCGCCGCGATGCGCGACCGTACCGAGCAGCCCATCACGTTTCGAAATGACAAAAACTCCTTGGCGCTGTCCGCGAAGGCAAGCCACTGA
- the pqqB gene encoding pyrroloquinoline quinone biosynthesis protein PqqB, with product MRLRVLGSAAGGGFPQWNCNCRNCAGVRQGTVNARTRTQSSIAVSTNGNDWLLINASPDILSQIAAFPALQPARQTRDTGIAAVLLMDSQIDHVTGLLMLRENAGPLHVHSTEPVWNDLNSGFPIGRMFEHYCGMMHSPLPIDGSKIAPAPLVEVDITAVPLSSKAPPYSPHREAPVPGDNIGLLMENRATGKSAFYAPGLGHADARVIEIMHGADLLLVDGTFWTQTEMIDLGFSKKTALDMGHLAQSGKGGMIDLLDALPRRDSRKVLIHINNTNPILIEDGAQRRMLQTHGIEVAHDGMEFQL from the coding sequence ATGAGACTACGGGTATTGGGGTCGGCCGCAGGCGGCGGATTCCCTCAGTGGAACTGTAATTGCCGCAATTGTGCGGGTGTCAGACAAGGCACCGTGAACGCCAGAACGCGCACCCAGTCTTCGATCGCGGTCAGCACGAACGGGAACGACTGGCTGCTCATCAACGCTTCGCCCGACATACTCTCCCAGATCGCCGCGTTCCCCGCGTTGCAACCCGCCCGGCAAACGCGCGATACGGGCATCGCCGCCGTATTGTTGATGGACTCGCAGATCGATCACGTGACGGGTCTGCTGATGCTGCGCGAAAACGCTGGCCCCCTGCATGTCCACAGCACGGAACCGGTCTGGAACGACCTGAATTCCGGTTTCCCGATCGGCCGCATGTTCGAGCACTACTGCGGCATGATGCATTCGCCGCTTCCCATCGACGGCAGCAAGATCGCGCCCGCCCCATTGGTCGAGGTGGACATCACGGCGGTACCGTTGTCGAGCAAGGCGCCGCCCTACTCGCCACACCGCGAAGCGCCCGTCCCGGGCGACAATATCGGCCTGTTGATGGAAAATCGTGCAACCGGAAAATCCGCCTTCTACGCACCGGGCCTGGGTCACGCCGACGCGCGCGTCATCGAAATCATGCACGGCGCGGATCTCTTGCTGGTGGATGGCACCTTCTGGACCCAAACCGAGATGATCGATCTTGGCTTCTCCAAAAAGACGGCGCTGGACATGGGGCACCTGGCGCAATCGGGGAAGGGGGGAATGATCGATCTCCTGGACGCACTGCCACGCCGCGACAGCCGCAAGGTGCTGATTCACATCAACAACACCAATCCCATTCTGATCGAGGACGGTGCGCAGCGCCGCATGCTGCAGACGCACGGCATCGAAGTCGCCCACGACGGCATGGAATTCCAGCTATGA